ATCACGATGACCGCAGGGACGAACCACAGGGTCACGCGATCCACCAGCGCCTGCACCGGCAGCTTGGCGCCCTGCGCCTGCTCGACCATGCGCACGATCTGCGCCAGCAGCGTATCCGCACCGACATGGGTGGCGCGATAATCCAGAACGGCCGCGCCATTGATGGTGCCCGCTGTCAGCATATCGCCATCAGCTTTCTCGACAGGGATCGGTTCTCCGGTGATCATACTCTCATCAACAAAGGAGCGTCCGGTCAAAACCGTGCCGTCCACGGCGATCCGCTCACCCGGCCGCGCGCGCAGATGATCCCCGACGCGCAGCTCCGAGACCGAACGCTCTTCAGCCTGGGTGCCGGTAACAACCCATGCGACCCTGGGCTGCAACCCGACCAGAGCACGGATCGCAGCACCGGTGCGCCCCTTGGCGCGGGCCTCCAGCCAACGCCCTAGCAGAATCAAGGTGACGATAACCGCTGCCGCCTCATAGTAGACATTGGCGGTTCCCGCAGGCAGCAGGCGCGGGGCAAAGGTTGCCACCACCGAGTACCCGTAGGCCGCCGCAGTCCCGATCGCCACCAGCGCATTCATATCCGGCGCACCACGCAACAGCGCAGGCACCCCCTGGCGATAGAACCGCAGGCCAGGGCCAAACAACACCAGTGTTGTCAGCAGAAATTGCAGAATATGGCTATTGCCAGTGCCGATGGTACGCGCGACCCAGTGGTGCAGCGCGGGGATCATATGGCCGCCCATCTCGATCACAAAGACCGGTAGCGTCAGGGCCGCAGCGATAAGGAACGCCCAGCCAAGACGCTGAATTTCGGCTTCCTTTCCAGCCCTCTGGCTATCCGCGTCACTTTGCGTGTTACCGACATATGTCGCGGGATAGCCTGCACGCTTGCTGGACTTCAGCAGATCCTCAGCAGTCAGCACACCAGCCAGATAGGTCACATGGGCCTGCTCCTGGGCAAGGTTCACATCCGCCGAAATTACCCCCTCGACCTGCTGCAGGGCGCATTCGACACGCGCGACGCAGCTTGCACACGTCAGACCGCTGATCTGCAGCTCAATCGTCGCCTCTGCCGCCGGATACCCGGCTGTTGTCAATGCCCCGCGCAGATCCTCCGCCGAGACCTCGGGTGAAACAACGATGTGCGCCTTGCTGGTTGCCAGATTGACGGATGCCTCCCGCACTCCGGACACCGCAGCCAGCGCCCGCTCTGCCCGACCGACACAACCCGCACAGCTAAGGCCGGTCACCTCAATATGCAGTTCCCTGACGTGTGGCTCTTCCATAGCAGACACCTTCCGGACATTGTCGTTAAGATTATATCTTTGCTGATATGGGGCTTCCAGTCACAGGAAGGTCAAGAGCCTATCCGCATAATACTGATATCTTCGACATCGCAGACCACCCTGCACCAGAACTCGCTCCGGGATGACGGGAACGGATGTCCCGCTGTCGTATTTTTTCAGGGCGCAGTCGGTCAGCATCGCTAGACTGGGAGCATCAAGAAATGCACATCCCGCGACGGCGGGTGGTTTACGCCCCCCCAACGGGTCTGCCAATATGCCGCTCAGCGCAATTGGCGCCTGCCGTTACAGACAGAACAAAGGAATTTCACCATGATACGCACTCGCGCCGCTGTGGCCGTTGCCCCGGGCAAACCGCTGGAGATTATGGAGGTGAACCTCGAAGGCCCGAAAAAGGGCGAGGTGCTGGTCGAAATCAAGGCAACTGGTCTTTGCCACACGGATGAGTTCACCCGCTCCGGTGATGATCCCGAGGGTATCTTCCCGGCAATTCTGGGCCATGAGGGCGCGGGCGTGGTGGTCGAAGTTGGCGAAGGCGTGACCAGCCTGGAAGTGGGCGACCATGTAATCCCGCTCTACACGCCGGAATGCCGCGAATGCGAATACTGCCTCAATCCCAAGACCAACCTGTGTCAGGCGATCCGTTCAACGCAAGGGCAAGGCCTGCTGCCGGACGGCTCCACACGGTTCTCGATGCTGGATGGCACGCCGATCTACCACTACATGGGCTGCTCGACCTTTGCCAACCACACCGTGGTGCCGGAAATCGCCCTAGCAAAGATCCGCAAGGACGCACCTTTTGACAAGGTCTGCTACATCGGTTGCGGCGTCACCACGGGTATCGGCGCGGTGATCAACACCGCCAAGGTGGAGATCGGCTCACGCGCGATTGTCTTTGGTCTTGGCGGCATTGGCCTCAACGTGATTCAAGGCCTGCGCTTGGCTGGTGCCGATCAGATCGTCGGTGTTGACCTCAACCCCGGCAAAATCGAGATGGCCAAGCAGTTTGGCATGACCGATTTTGTGAACCCGGCTGAGGTTGACGGCGATCTGGTCGCTCATCTCGTTGAGCTGACCAAAGGCGGTGCTGACTACACCTTTGATGCCACAGGCAATGTGCAGGTCATGCGGACCGCGCTTGAGGCCGCGCACAAGGGCTGGGGCGAGAGCATCATCATCGGCGTGGCACCCGCTGGTGCCGAGATTTCGACCCGCCCGTTCCAGCTGGTCACAGGCCGCAGCTGGCGCGGCACCGCCTTCGGCGGCGCTGCCGGGCGTACGGATGTGCCCAAGATTGTGGACTGGTATATGGACGGCAAGATCGAAATCGACCCGATGATCACCCACAAGCTGTCTCTTGATGAAATCAACCATGGGTTCGACCTTATGCACGAAGGCAAATCGATCCGCGCCGTCGTCGAATTCTGATCCTGCATTGCAGACAAGACCATGACGCAGGCCACCCGGCCTGCGTTTTCATTTGGGCCGCGCATCTGCCTCATCCCAATCAGACCTGTCGACGGGGCTGGCGGCGGCGTTCAACCACAGGCATAATCGACCTCACAAACTCCGCTTTGGCCGAGGAACCGGATTGAAACTGCACGCCATCGATATCTCCAAGACCGAGTCCGCCGCGACGATCATCTTTCGTACCCTGCAGAAGGCAATCATCACCGGCGAGCTCTCTGACGGCACTCCCTTGCGACAGGACGAAATCGCCAAGGCTTTTCGCACCTCACGCTTTCCCGTACGGGAGGCCATCACCCGCCTGGAACAACAGGGGCTGGTCACCTCCCAGCGCTACAAGGGTGCCGTGGTCGCGACGCTGTCGATGCAGGATGCCTCCGAAATTTTCGAACTGCGCGCGAAACTTGAGGCCGATATTATCCGCGCCGCGGTGGCCAATATGACCCAAGAGATTACCGATCAGGCCCACGCGCATCTGGATGCCTTTGCCGCCTGCGATGACCCGATGCAATGGGGGCCACTGAACCGGCAATTTCACGGCACGCTCTACAGCGTCAGCGGCCTGCCCTACAATGTCGAAGTTATCGAGAGCGCGATGGATCGCATCGACCGCTACCTGAGGGCGCAGCTGATCATGAGTGACGGCATGGCCCGCAGCGACCAGGAACATCGCGATATCCTCCGTGCCTGCGAAGAGCGCGACGCCGAAAAGGCCGCCCGACTAACGACGGCACATATTCTGGCCGCCAAAACCTCGCTTGAGGAGCAATTGCGGGCCCAAATCCCCTGATCCGACGTCATCCCCCTGCGTCGACCGCCTCAAGACTGACATCGTATCCCCATAGCCTGCGCAGATGCTTCAGCACCTCATCGCGATCCTCCTCCGACAGGTGGATCCCATCCCGCACCGTATGGGTCAGCTTCAGCTCACGATCCCCCTTGAGGTCGGCGTCGGTGACCTGAATATCAGGCTCTAAATAGGCCAGATCATAGGAATGCGCGAGATCTCGGCGCACTGAGCGATAGCCGCTGCGATTGTGGATCTGGCTCACCACCAGATGTGATTGATCCGCATCATCGGCGAGCGTGAACAGCTTGAACTTGCGGATAAGGTGCGGTGACAGGAACTGCTGGATGAAACTCTCATCGCGATAGTTGGCCCAGGCATCCCGCATCACCCGCCGCCAATCCGGATCGCCTGCAAAATCAGGGAACCACTCCCGGTCTTCATCAGTCGGGTTCTCACAGATACGGCGGATGTCCTGCATCATCGCAAAGCCGAGCGCATAGGGATTGATGCCGGAATAGCGCGGGTCATCATACTCAGGCTGAAGCACCACATTGGTATGGCTGTGCATCATTTCCATATAAGCGCCTTCGGTCAGGCGCCCCTGCTCGAACAGCTTGTTGATGATGTAGTAATGCACAAAGGTCGCGCAGCCCTCATTCATGACCTTGGTCTGCTTCTGCGGATAGAGATACTGTGCCAGCATCCGCACAATGCGCAGGATCTCACATTGCCAAGGGTCCAGCACCGGACTGTGCTTTTCCAGAAAATACAGCAGGTTCTCCTGCGGCAGATTCATCAGCTTGCGGCGGGCACTGTAGGGTTCATCCTTGATCTGCTCCAGCTTGTCCTGGCCCAGCGTCGCATCGGTCCAGATGTCCAATACGCTCTGAGCGCTTTCATAACCTTCACGCACCTTCTGCATCGCGGCCAGTTCTTCGGTGGTTGGTTTGGGCGGACGCCCATAGCGAAACACGCCCTGCGATTGCAACGCATGGGCCGCATCCAGGATTTCCTCCACCGCGCTGAGGCCATACCGTTCCTCGCAGGCCGAGATGTAATTCTTGGCGAAGGCCAGGTAATCATGGATGCCGGCCGCGTCAGTCCATTGCTGGAACAGGTAGTTGTTCTTGAAGAAATGATTGTGCCCAAAGGCCGCATGCGCCATGACCAGCGTCTGCATGGCCATGGTATTTTCTTCCATATTATAGCTGATACAGGGGTTCGAGTTGATGACAATCTCATAGGCCAGCCCCTGCCGCCCGGTCCGGTAAAGCGCTTCATCACGGGCAAAATGCTTACCAAACGACCAATGCTGATACATCAATGGCAGGCCGACGCAGGAATAGGCATCCAGCATCTGCTCGGCCGAGATGATCTCAATCTGGTTTGGATAGACGTCCAGCCCCAGATCATTGAGCGCGATTTCCTCAATCGCGTCGCGCGCGACTTCCAACAATTGAAAGGTCCATTCTGGCCCCGTGAACATCGGTGTCGCGACAGTGTCACCCGCCTGCATTCTGCGCCCCTTTTGCCTTGGGAAGGAAGAATTCCCGGAAAATCGGATAGATATGCGATGGTTGCGACACCCGCTGCATTTCAAAGTGCGGAGCCTGTGCCTTCACCTGCCGGTAGTTCTGCCACAAATCCTCGCCCGCCTCGGGATTGTTCAACAGCATCTCGGCGTTTTCATCGACGATTTCAACGTAAGCGTAATACTGGCAAACTGGCAGCAGGTCCTCCAGCAGCAGCGCCTTGCAGCGCGCCGAGTCATTGCCGAAGTTTTCCCCGTCAGAAGCCTGCGCACCATAGATGTTCCATTCATCCGGCGGATACCGTTCTGCGACGATCTCCTTCATCTTCTCCAGCGCGGTCGAGACGATGGTGCCACCGGTTTCGCGCGCATAGAAAAACGTCTCCTCATCTACCTCCTGCGCGTGATGGGTATGGCGGACGAACACCAGTTCGGTGTGTTCATAGCTGCGTGTCAGGAACAGATGCAGCAGCAGGAAAAAGCGTTTTGCCAGATCCTTCTCCCGCTCCTGCATGGAGCCCGACACATCCATGAGGCAGAAGACAACCGCACGCGAGTTGCGGATTTTCTCAGGCACATGTGTATCATACCGCAGATCCAGCGGATCGATGTAGCCAACCACCCGACGTTTGCGCTCCAACACCTCCAGCCGGTGTCGCAAATCCTCGAGATCGCTCTCCTGTTTTTTGCTGCGTTCCGGCAGCGCCTCCAGCTCTTCGATCTCGGCCTGTAGCTCGGCAATGGATCTGACGGAGGGCCGCTGCAACGCGATCCGGCGCCCCAGGGAATTTCGCATGGTCCGCACAAGGTTGAGGTTATTCGGCGTGCCCGCAGTGGTCAGCCCCGCGCGGCGTGTTCCGATGGTTTCCGTCTCTACAGTGGCCTTTTCAACCAGATCGGGCAATTCCAGCCCGTCGAACAAGATCTCAAGATACTCGTCGCGCGTCAGGGTGAAAGAAAATTCATCCGCGCCGTCGCCATCCTCGGAGGCCTGTTTGCCTCCCTCACCCGCGCCGCCCTGGGGTCGTTTCAGCGTATCGCCAACCACGAATTCCTTGTTGCCCGGCAGCACATGGCGTCGCCGCCCCCCTTTTGACGAATGGTGGAAACGGGGTTCCTTCAGCCCGCGGGAGGGGATGGTGACCTTTTCACCTTCGGCCGGGATGCCACCACCATCCTTGATCGACTTATCTCGGACCGATCTGTCGACACGTTCCTTGATACTTTCGCGGGCACGCTCAAGGAACCGTTGCCGGTTCCCCAAACTCTTGCCCTTGGGATTGGCGCGCCTGTCGATAAAATGATGCATCTGGCACCCACCCTTTTTTGTTAGCCCGCCTTGTTCACGCGCATATACCACTCCACCAGCCTGCGGACCTGCCGATCGGTGTAGCCGTGGCTGCGCATCCTTTCGACGAACTCCTGGTGTTTGCCTTCGGTCTTGCTGTCTTTCTTGGAGCCGAAGGAAATCACCGGCAGCAGTTCCTCAACCTGGCTGAACATGTGTTTTTCGATCACATCGCGCAGCTTCTCATAGGAATTCCACGCCGGGTTTGACCCGGTATTCGCGCGGTGGCGCAGAGCGAATTTCACAACCTCATTGCGGAAATCCTTGGGGTTGGCGATGCCGACGGGCTTTTCGATCTTGCTGAGTTCCGCATCCAGAACCTCACGATCATAGAGCTGGCCGGTATCGGGGTCTTTGTAATCCTGCTCTTCGATCCAGGCGTCAGCATAAGAGATGTACCGGTCGAACACGTTCTGCCCGTATTCGGTATAGCTCTCCAGATAGGCTTTCTGGATTTCGTTGCCGATGAATTCTTCGTACCGCGGCGCCAGTTCCGTCTTGATGAAGGCGAGATATTTCGCCTCCGTCTCCGTCGGGAACTGCTCGCGCTTGATCATCTGTTCCAGCACATACATCAGATGGACCGGATCTGCCGCAACCTCATCGGTGTCGAAGTTGAACGTGGTCGACAGCACCTTGAAGGCAAAGCGCGTGGAAATCCCGTTCATCCCCTCATCAACACCGGCGCGATCCTGATACTCCTGCACGGTCTTTGCCTTCGGATCGGTATCCTTCAGGCTCTCGCCATCATAGACCCGCAGCTTGGAATAGAGGTTGGAATTCTCATGCGGCTTCAGCCGGGTGAGGACCGAGAAACGGCTGAGGATTTTCAACGTCTCAGGGGCACAGGGCGCCGCCGCAAGCTCGCTGTGCTCAATCAGCTTGTCGTAGATCTTCGCCTCTTCGGTGACACGCAGACAGTACGGCACCTTCACAATCGACACCCTGTCGATGAAGGCCTCATTGTTCTTGTTGTTCTTGAACTGCTGCCATTCAGATTCATTTGAATGGGCAAGGATCAGGCCCGTGAAGGGGATCGCGCCAAAGCTCTCGGTCCCCATATAGTTGCCTTCCTGCGTCGCTGTCAGCAGCGGGTGCAGCATCTTGATCGGAGCCTTAAACATCTCGACAAATTCAAGGATGCCCTGTGTCGCTCGGTTCAAACCGCCTGAGAAACTATAGGCATCCGGGTTGTCCTGGCTGAAATGCTCCAGCTGACGAATGTCGACTTTGCCCACCAAAGTGGAGATATCCTGATTGTTCTCATCACCCGGTTCAACCTTGGCCACGCAGATGCGACGCAGCCGGGAGGGATACAGCCGTACCACCGAAAATTTGTTGATATCGCCACCGAATTCATCAAGCCGCTGTACCGCCCATGGCGACATCAGCCCCGGCAGGCGATGCTGTGCGATCCCGTATTCATCGTTCAGCAATTTGCCCATCCGCACCGGATCAAAGAGGCCAAGCGGGCTTTCAAAAATGGGAGACAAATGGTCCCCGGCCTTCAGCACGTAGATCGGCTGTTCCTCGACCAGACGCTTCAGACGCTCTGCCAGAGAGGATTTACCACCCCCAACCGGACCCAACAGGTAGAGGATCTGTTTACGCTCCTCCAGCCCCTGCGCAGCGTGGCGGAAGTAGCCCACGATCCGCTCGATCGTGTCCTCCATCCCGTAGAAATCCTTGAAGGCAGAGTATCGTTTGATGGTCCGGTTCTGAAAGATCGGGCCCAGTCGCGCATCTTTTGACGTATCGACCAGCTCTTCGTCGCCAATCGCCTTGAGCATGCGCTCTGCGACATTGGCGTACATGCTGGGATCATCACGGCAGGCATTCAGATAGTCCTGCAGTGACATCTCCTGCTCGCGCGTTTCACCATATTGTTCGGCAAAGATTTCGGCAATGTCTTTCATCTGGCTCTAGCCTCCTAGTTACTGCGCGCCGGTCCTCCTGGGGTCCAAGATCGCACACGGACAGAGGGCGCCCAGCGCGAGGGCCAAGTAATGTCCGCGTGAAAATATTCGTCTGAATTCTGCTCGGCGCCGGATCCGGCGATACAAGACCAGCGGGTCACTCTGAGCGGTGACATTCCAGCTGTGGCCTGGGTTTCGGCGTCGTGTACTTAGGATCAACTCTACACCAATTATGCCCTTCATCCTATCTGAAACTGGTGTCTTTTTGGTTAATTGCCAGTGCGTTTTAATAGAACACTTGTTCACACATCAGCGATATACACGTGACCTGGGCCACCCAAAACGCACCTTCATCACGCCGTCCAAGATACGGAAAGTTCCGACAACCGCCTTAGAGATAAGGCCCATGAACGCTGGCGCG
The nucleotide sequence above comes from Phaeobacter inhibens DSM 16374. Encoded proteins:
- a CDS encoding heavy metal translocating P-type ATPase, which translates into the protein MEEPHVRELHIEVTGLSCAGCVGRAERALAAVSGVREASVNLATSKAHIVVSPEVSAEDLRGALTTAGYPAAEATIELQISGLTCASCVARVECALQQVEGVISADVNLAQEQAHVTYLAGVLTAEDLLKSSKRAGYPATYVGNTQSDADSQRAGKEAEIQRLGWAFLIAAALTLPVFVIEMGGHMIPALHHWVARTIGTGNSHILQFLLTTLVLFGPGLRFYRQGVPALLRGAPDMNALVAIGTAAAYGYSVVATFAPRLLPAGTANVYYEAAAVIVTLILLGRWLEARAKGRTGAAIRALVGLQPRVAWVVTGTQAEERSVSELRVGDHLRARPGERIAVDGTVLTGRSFVDESMITGEPIPVEKADGDMLTAGTINGAAVLDYRATHVGADTLLAQIVRMVEQAQGAKLPVQALVDRVTLWFVPAVIVIAALTVAVWLLFGPDPALPFALVAGVSVLIIACPCAMGLATPTSIMVGIGRAAQMGVLFRKGDALQRLQDARVVALDKTGTLTEGRPTLTVLRCAEGFDRTGLLPLLAAAEAQSEHPIARAITAAAGADIPQATEVEAIPGYGLRASVAGQQILIGAARLMAREGISCAPFEAEADSLAAGGATTLYAAVDGRLAGLVAVTDPVKEGSRAAVKAMAAQGLKVAMLTGDGAATAQAIADDLGIEIVETNCLPGDKVSALEALQKQHGALAFVGDGINDAPALAAADVGIAIGTGTDVAIETADIVLVSGDLRGAVNAIKISRATLRNIRQNLGWAFGYNILLVPVAAGILVPFGGPLLSPGLAAGAMALSSVFVLSNALRLRGLRSDIDQSETQADPTPAQQMNEVRP
- a CDS encoding S-(hydroxymethyl)glutathione dehydrogenase/class III alcohol dehydrogenase, producing the protein MIRTRAAVAVAPGKPLEIMEVNLEGPKKGEVLVEIKATGLCHTDEFTRSGDDPEGIFPAILGHEGAGVVVEVGEGVTSLEVGDHVIPLYTPECRECEYCLNPKTNLCQAIRSTQGQGLLPDGSTRFSMLDGTPIYHYMGCSTFANHTVVPEIALAKIRKDAPFDKVCYIGCGVTTGIGAVINTAKVEIGSRAIVFGLGGIGLNVIQGLRLAGADQIVGVDLNPGKIEMAKQFGMTDFVNPAEVDGDLVAHLVELTKGGADYTFDATGNVQVMRTALEAAHKGWGESIIIGVAPAGAEISTRPFQLVTGRSWRGTAFGGAAGRTDVPKIVDWYMDGKIEIDPMITHKLSLDEINHGFDLMHEGKSIRAVVEF
- a CDS encoding GntR family transcriptional regulator; protein product: MKLHAIDISKTESAATIIFRTLQKAIITGELSDGTPLRQDEIAKAFRTSRFPVREAITRLEQQGLVTSQRYKGAVVATLSMQDASEIFELRAKLEADIIRAAVANMTQEITDQAHAHLDAFAACDDPMQWGPLNRQFHGTLYSVSGLPYNVEVIESAMDRIDRYLRAQLIMSDGMARSDQEHRDILRACEERDAEKAARLTTAHILAAKTSLEEQLRAQIP
- a CDS encoding SpoVR family protein; the protein is MQAGDTVATPMFTGPEWTFQLLEVARDAIEEIALNDLGLDVYPNQIEIISAEQMLDAYSCVGLPLMYQHWSFGKHFARDEALYRTGRQGLAYEIVINSNPCISYNMEENTMAMQTLVMAHAAFGHNHFFKNNYLFQQWTDAAGIHDYLAFAKNYISACEERYGLSAVEEILDAAHALQSQGVFRYGRPPKPTTEELAAMQKVREGYESAQSVLDIWTDATLGQDKLEQIKDEPYSARRKLMNLPQENLLYFLEKHSPVLDPWQCEILRIVRMLAQYLYPQKQTKVMNEGCATFVHYYIINKLFEQGRLTEGAYMEMMHSHTNVVLQPEYDDPRYSGINPYALGFAMMQDIRRICENPTDEDREWFPDFAGDPDWRRVMRDAWANYRDESFIQQFLSPHLIRKFKLFTLADDADQSHLVVSQIHNRSGYRSVRRDLAHSYDLAYLEPDIQVTDADLKGDRELKLTHTVRDGIHLSEEDRDEVLKHLRRLWGYDVSLEAVDAGG
- a CDS encoding YeaH/YhbH family protein, whose amino-acid sequence is MHHFIDRRANPKGKSLGNRQRFLERARESIKERVDRSVRDKSIKDGGGIPAEGEKVTIPSRGLKEPRFHHSSKGGRRRHVLPGNKEFVVGDTLKRPQGGAGEGGKQASEDGDGADEFSFTLTRDEYLEILFDGLELPDLVEKATVETETIGTRRAGLTTAGTPNNLNLVRTMRNSLGRRIALQRPSVRSIAELQAEIEELEALPERSKKQESDLEDLRHRLEVLERKRRVVGYIDPLDLRYDTHVPEKIRNSRAVVFCLMDVSGSMQEREKDLAKRFFLLLHLFLTRSYEHTELVFVRHTHHAQEVDEETFFYARETGGTIVSTALEKMKEIVAERYPPDEWNIYGAQASDGENFGNDSARCKALLLEDLLPVCQYYAYVEIVDENAEMLLNNPEAGEDLWQNYRQVKAQAPHFEMQRVSQPSHIYPIFREFFLPKAKGAQNAGG
- a CDS encoding PrkA family serine protein kinase, which translates into the protein MKDIAEIFAEQYGETREQEMSLQDYLNACRDDPSMYANVAERMLKAIGDEELVDTSKDARLGPIFQNRTIKRYSAFKDFYGMEDTIERIVGYFRHAAQGLEERKQILYLLGPVGGGKSSLAERLKRLVEEQPIYVLKAGDHLSPIFESPLGLFDPVRMGKLLNDEYGIAQHRLPGLMSPWAVQRLDEFGGDINKFSVVRLYPSRLRRICVAKVEPGDENNQDISTLVGKVDIRQLEHFSQDNPDAYSFSGGLNRATQGILEFVEMFKAPIKMLHPLLTATQEGNYMGTESFGAIPFTGLILAHSNESEWQQFKNNKNNEAFIDRVSIVKVPYCLRVTEEAKIYDKLIEHSELAAAPCAPETLKILSRFSVLTRLKPHENSNLYSKLRVYDGESLKDTDPKAKTVQEYQDRAGVDEGMNGISTRFAFKVLSTTFNFDTDEVAADPVHLMYVLEQMIKREQFPTETEAKYLAFIKTELAPRYEEFIGNEIQKAYLESYTEYGQNVFDRYISYADAWIEEQDYKDPDTGQLYDREVLDAELSKIEKPVGIANPKDFRNEVVKFALRHRANTGSNPAWNSYEKLRDVIEKHMFSQVEELLPVISFGSKKDSKTEGKHQEFVERMRSHGYTDRQVRRLVEWYMRVNKAG